In one window of Polynucleobacter sp. AM-7D1 DNA:
- the rpoC gene encoding DNA-directed RNA polymerase subunit beta': MKALLDLFKQTQGDEQFDVIKIGLASPEKIRSWSFGEVRKPETINYRTFKPERDGLFCAKIFGPTKDYECLCGKYKRLKFRGVICEKCGVEVTLAKVRRERMGHIELAAPVAHIWFLKSLPSRLGMVLDMTLRDIERVLYFEAYVVVDPGMTPEGAMKRGQIMSEDEYIAKTEEYGDGAFTAIMGAEGIRDLLRSIDIDREVETIRADLKATGSDAKIKKYAKRLKVLEAFQTSGIKPDWMIMEVLPVLPPELRPLVPLDGGRFATSDLNDLYRRVINRNNRLKRLLELRAPEIIVRNEKRMLQEAVDSLLDNGRRGKAMTGANKRPLKSLAEMIKGKSGRFRQNLLGKRVDYSGRSVIVVGPTLKLHQCGLPKLMALELFKPFIFNKLETLGIATTIKAAKKEVESQTPIVWDILEEVIREHPIMLNRAPTLHRLGIQAFEPMLIEGKAIQLHPLVCAAFNADFDGDQMAVHVPLSLEAQMEARTLMLASNNVLFPANGEPSIVPSQDVVLGLYYATRDKINGKGEGMVFANITEVIRAYEAGQVELASRVAVRITEFEIVDKKAEGDARFAEKTKIYQTSVGRAILSEILPKGMSFEEINKPLKKKEISRLINTSFRKCGLRETVIFADRLLQSGFRLATNAGISVAIDDMLIPSSKERIITEASTKVKEYDKQFMSGLVTNQERYNNVVDIWGAAGDQVGKAMMDELSHVDVLDRNGKTVRQESFNSIYMMADSGARGSAAQIRQLAGMRGLMAKPDGSIIETPITANFREGLNVLQYFISTHGARKGLADTALKTANSGYLTRRLCDVTQDLVVIEEDCGATSGVTMKALVEGGEIIEALRDRILGRVCIGDIVHPDTQEVIVPNDTLLDEDHVDQIVALGIDEVKVRTVLSCLTRFGLCAKCYGRDLGRGGLVNVGEAVGVIAAQSIGEPGTQLTMRTFHIGGAASRALVASNIEAKSNGTLKFSGTMRVVKNAKGEQIVISRSGEAVIIDDNGRERERHKVPYGATLLLKEDAAVKAGASLATWDPLTRPIISEYAGIARFDNVEEGVTVAKQVDEVTGLSTLVVIDGKRRSAASKGVRPMINLVDDKGGEVMIAGTDHPVNIGLQVGALITVKDGQKVEVGEVLARIPIESQKTRDITGGLPRVAELFEARSPKDAAVLAKVTGTVSFGKETKGKQRLVITDMDGEANEFLIPKEKQVLVHDGQVVNKGEMIVEGPADPHDILTLRGIEELAIYIVDEVQDVYRLQGVKINDKHIEVIVRQMLRRVQITDGGDTAYITGEQVERSKLYDANDAVIAQGKRPAQFENVLLGITKASLSTDSFISAASFQETTRVLTEAAIMGKTDTLRGLKENVIIGRLIPAGTGLSYRRARKVREQFERDRAQMIAAEEEAMADMPVEIEAEVIAPAGEADPS; encoded by the coding sequence ATGAAAGCATTGCTCGATTTATTTAAGCAAACGCAGGGTGATGAGCAGTTTGATGTCATCAAGATTGGTCTTGCATCCCCTGAGAAAATTCGCTCATGGTCTTTTGGTGAAGTACGCAAACCAGAAACCATCAACTACCGGACTTTTAAGCCCGAGCGTGATGGTTTGTTCTGCGCCAAGATTTTTGGACCAACCAAAGACTACGAGTGCTTATGCGGCAAGTACAAGCGCTTAAAGTTCCGTGGCGTTATCTGTGAGAAGTGCGGCGTTGAAGTTACGCTCGCTAAGGTACGTCGTGAGCGCATGGGCCACATTGAGTTGGCAGCTCCTGTAGCGCACATCTGGTTCTTGAAGTCATTGCCATCCCGTTTGGGTATGGTTCTCGATATGACATTGCGTGATATCGAGCGCGTTCTTTACTTTGAAGCATATGTAGTCGTTGATCCTGGCATGACACCTGAAGGCGCAATGAAGCGCGGTCAGATCATGTCTGAAGACGAATACATTGCCAAGACTGAAGAGTATGGTGATGGTGCGTTTACTGCCATCATGGGCGCTGAAGGCATTCGTGATCTCTTGCGTTCGATTGATATCGATCGCGAAGTTGAGACTATTCGTGCTGATTTGAAGGCTACTGGTAGCGATGCCAAGATCAAGAAATACGCGAAGCGCTTAAAAGTGCTCGAGGCGTTCCAGACTTCAGGTATTAAGCCTGACTGGATGATCATGGAAGTGTTGCCAGTATTGCCACCTGAACTGCGCCCATTGGTGCCATTGGATGGCGGTCGCTTTGCTACTTCAGATTTGAACGACCTCTATCGTCGCGTGATTAACCGTAACAACCGTTTGAAGCGTTTGTTAGAGTTGCGCGCACCAGAGATCATCGTTCGCAACGAAAAACGTATGTTGCAAGAAGCGGTTGACTCATTGCTCGACAACGGTCGTCGCGGTAAGGCTATGACTGGCGCTAACAAGCGTCCTCTCAAATCCTTGGCTGAGATGATTAAAGGTAAGAGCGGTCGTTTCCGTCAAAACTTGTTGGGTAAACGTGTTGACTACTCAGGACGTTCAGTCATCGTGGTTGGTCCTACATTGAAATTACATCAGTGCGGCTTACCAAAATTGATGGCCTTGGAATTGTTCAAGCCATTTATTTTCAACAAGCTTGAGACTTTGGGAATTGCAACCACGATTAAGGCTGCGAAGAAAGAAGTTGAAAGTCAGACTCCAATCGTTTGGGACATTCTCGAAGAAGTGATTCGTGAACATCCAATCATGTTGAACCGTGCGCCTACATTGCACCGTCTCGGTATTCAGGCTTTCGAGCCAATGCTGATTGAAGGCAAGGCGATCCAGTTACACCCATTAGTCTGCGCGGCATTTAACGCTGACTTTGACGGTGACCAAATGGCGGTTCACGTTCCTTTGTCGCTCGAAGCACAAATGGAAGCACGTACATTGATGTTGGCTTCGAACAACGTATTGTTCCCAGCTAACGGCGAGCCATCTATCGTTCCTTCGCAGGACGTGGTGTTGGGTCTGTACTACGCTACTCGTGACAAGATCAACGGTAAAGGCGAAGGCATGGTCTTCGCCAATATCACTGAAGTAATTCGTGCATACGAGGCTGGCCAGGTTGAATTGGCTTCACGCGTTGCTGTGCGTATTACTGAGTTTGAGATTGTGGATAAGAAGGCAGAGGGCGACGCCCGTTTTGCTGAAAAGACCAAGATCTATCAAACTTCAGTTGGCCGTGCAATCTTGTCAGAAATTTTGCCTAAAGGCATGTCTTTCGAGGAAATCAATAAGCCTCTGAAGAAAAAAGAAATCTCACGTTTGATCAACACTTCATTCCGTAAGTGTGGTCTTCGTGAAACAGTTATTTTTGCTGACCGCCTCTTGCAGTCTGGTTTCCGCTTAGCGACTAACGCCGGTATCTCGGTTGCAATCGACGATATGCTGATTCCAAGCTCTAAAGAGCGCATCATCACCGAGGCTTCTACCAAGGTTAAAGAATATGACAAGCAGTTCATGTCAGGTCTCGTAACCAATCAAGAGCGTTATAACAACGTGGTTGATATTTGGGGTGCCGCTGGTGACCAAGTTGGTAAAGCGATGATGGATGAGTTGTCACACGTTGACGTACTCGACCGTAACGGTAAAACTGTGCGTCAAGAATCTTTCAACTCCATCTACATGATGGCGGATTCTGGTGCGCGTGGATCTGCTGCGCAGATTCGTCAGTTGGCTGGTATGCGTGGTTTGATGGCGAAGCCTGATGGCTCGATTATTGAAACTCCAATTACTGCAAACTTCCGTGAAGGTTTGAACGTGTTGCAGTACTTCATCTCAACTCACGGCGCTCGTAAAGGTCTGGCTGATACAGCGTTGAAGACAGCGAACTCCGGTTACTTGACGCGTCGTTTATGCGACGTAACTCAAGACCTCGTGGTGATTGAAGAGGATTGCGGAGCAACTTCTGGCGTAACAATGAAGGCTCTTGTAGAGGGCGGCGAAATTATCGAAGCATTGCGTGACCGTATTTTGGGTCGAGTATGTATCGGTGACATCGTTCATCCTGACACTCAAGAAGTCATTGTTCCTAACGACACATTGCTCGACGAAGATCATGTTGATCAAATCGTTGCCTTGGGTATCGACGAAGTTAAAGTTCGCACAGTGTTGTCATGCTTAACTCGCTTTGGCTTGTGCGCTAAGTGCTACGGCCGTGATTTAGGTCGCGGTGGTTTGGTGAACGTTGGTGAGGCGGTTGGTGTTATCGCTGCTCAGTCCATCGGCGAGCCAGGCACACAGTTGACTATGCGTACCTTCCACATTGGTGGTGCGGCGTCACGTGCATTGGTTGCAAGCAATATTGAAGCGAAGTCTAACGGTACTCTGAAGTTCTCTGGCACGATGCGTGTTGTGAAGAATGCGAAGGGCGAGCAGATTGTGATTTCACGTTCAGGTGAAGCTGTGATCATTGACGACAACGGTCGTGAGCGCGAGCGTCATAAAGTGCCTTACGGTGCAACACTCTTGTTGAAAGAAGATGCAGCAGTCAAGGCCGGCGCAAGCTTGGCAACATGGGATCCGTTAACACGTCCAATCATTTCTGAGTACGCTGGTATTGCTCGCTTCGACAACGTTGAAGAAGGCGTTACTGTAGCTAAGCAGGTTGACGAAGTAACCGGCCTCTCCACTTTGGTGGTAATTGACGGTAAGCGTCGTAGTGCTGCTAGCAAAGGTGTTCGTCCAATGATCAACTTAGTTGATGACAAGGGCGGCGAAGTGATGATTGCGGGTACAGATCACCCGGTAAACATCGGTTTGCAAGTTGGCGCTTTGATCACTGTTAAAGATGGTCAAAAAGTTGAGGTTGGTGAAGTATTGGCACGTATTCCAATCGAATCACAGAAGACTCGCGACATTACCGGTGGTTTGCCACGCGTTGCTGAATTGTTCGAAGCACGTTCACCAAAAGATGCTGCTGTATTGGCTAAAGTCACTGGAACTGTTTCCTTCGGTAAAGAAACCAAAGGTAAGCAGCGTTTAGTGATTACCGATATGGATGGTGAAGCTAATGAATTCTTGATTCCTAAAGAGAAGCAAGTTCTCGTTCATGACGGTCAAGTTGTGAATAAGGGCGAGATGATTGTGGAAGGCCCTGCCGATCCGCATGACATCTTGACGCTCAGAGGTATTGAGGAGTTGGCAATCTACATCGTGGACGAAGTTCAAGACGTTTACCGTTTGCAAGGCGTGAAGATTAATGACAAGCACATTGAAGTCATCGTGCGTCAAATGTTGCGTCGCGTGCAAATTACTGATGGTGGCGATACTGCCTACATCACTGGTGAGCAAGTTGAGCGCTCTAAGTTGTATGACGCAAACGATGCTGTGATTGCGCAAGGTAAGCGCCCAGCTCAGTTCGAGAACGTGTTGCTTGGTATTACTAAGGCATCCTTGTCGACAGACAGCTTCATTTCAGCGGCTTCTTTCCAAGAAACCACCCGTGTATTGACCGAAGCCGCAATTATGGGCAAGACCGATACACTCCGTGGCCTCAAGGAAAACGTCATTATTGGTCGCCTGATCCCTGCTGGTACCGGCTTGTCTTACCGCCGTGCACGCAAGGTCAGAGAGCAATTCGAGCGTGATCGCGCTCAAATGATTGCCGCCGAAGAGGAAGCAATGGCTGATATGCCTGTAGAAATAGAGGCTGAAGTGATTGCTCCTGCTGGGGAGGCTGATCCAAGCTAA
- the rpsL gene encoding 30S ribosomal protein S12, with product MPTINQLLRKPRTRLTVKSKSPALQNSPQRRGVCTRVYTTTPKKPNSALRKVAKVRLTNGFEVISYIGGEGHNLQEHSVVLIRGGRVKDLPGVRYHIVRGSLDLQGVKDRKQSRSKYGAKRAKKAA from the coding sequence ATGCCAACAATTAATCAATTATTACGTAAGCCAAGAACACGGCTGACCGTTAAAAGCAAGAGCCCTGCGTTGCAAAACAGCCCGCAGCGCCGTGGTGTATGTACACGTGTGTACACAACCACTCCTAAAAAGCCTAACTCTGCGCTACGTAAAGTAGCAAAAGTTCGCTTAACCAATGGTTTTGAAGTCATTTCATACATTGGTGGTGAAGGCCATAACCTCCAGGAACACTCAGTAGTGTTGATCCGTGGTGGTCGTGTAAAGGATTTGCCAGGTGTTCGTTACCACATCGTTCGTGGCTCACTTGACTTGCAAGGTGTTAAAGACCGTAAGCAATCACGTTCCAAGTACGGTGCTAAGCGCGCTAAGAAAGCTGCTTAA
- the rpsG gene encoding 30S ribosomal protein S7: MPRRREVPKREILPDPKFGNVEVAKFMNVLMLDGKKSVAERIVYGAFDHIEKKANKEPLEVFSTAMGNVKPMVEVKSRRVGGANYQVPVEVRPSRRSALAMRWVREAAKKRGEKSMAQRLANELLEAAEGRGGAMKKREEVHRMAEANKAFSHFRF; this comes from the coding sequence ATGCCACGTCGTCGTGAAGTTCCCAAACGGGAAATCTTGCCTGATCCAAAATTCGGCAATGTAGAAGTAGCAAAATTCATGAACGTCCTCATGTTGGACGGCAAGAAATCGGTTGCAGAGCGTATCGTTTACGGTGCCTTTGATCACATCGAGAAAAAAGCAAATAAAGAACCACTCGAAGTTTTCTCAACAGCTATGGGCAATGTTAAGCCAATGGTTGAGGTGAAGAGCCGTCGTGTTGGTGGCGCTAACTACCAGGTTCCTGTTGAAGTTCGCCCATCACGCCGTTCTGCTTTGGCAATGCGCTGGGTGCGCGAAGCCGCTAAAAAGCGCGGTGAAAAATCAATGGCTCAACGTTTGGCCAACGAATTATTAGAAGCTGCAGAAGGTCGCGGCGGAGCAATGAAGAAGCGTGAAGAAGTTCACCGTATGGCAGAAGCTAACAAAGCTTTCTCACATTTCCGCTTCTAA
- the fusA gene encoding elongation factor G, with translation MARKTPIDKYRNIGISAHIDAGKTTTTERVLFYTGVNHKIGEVHDGAATMDWMEQEQERGITITSAATTTFWKGMAGNFPEHRINIIDTPGHVDFTIEVERSMRVLDGACMVYCAVGGVQPQSETVWRQANKYQVPRLAFVNKMDRTGANFFKVYDQMKMRLKANPILIQIPIGAEENFKGVVDLVKMKAIYWDEASQGTKFTYEDIPAELQASAEEWREKMLEAAAESSEELMEKYLGGEGLTEEEIKAALRQRTIANEIVPMLCGTAFKNKGVQAMLDAVVELLPSPLDVPPVPCELEDGTPTTREASDSAKFSALAFKIMTDPFVGQLIFFRVYSGVMKSGDTIYNPIKGKKERVGRLLQMHANEREEIKEVFAGDIAAAVGLKDATTGETLCDPDSIVILERMVFPEPVISQAVEPKTKADQEKMGLALNRLAQEDPSFRVKTDEESGQTIISGMGELHLEILVDRMKREFGVEATVGKPQVAYRETIRKVCEEIEGKFVKQSGGRGQYGHVVLKLEPQAPGKGFEFVDAIKGGVVPREYIPAVEKGIIETLNSGILAGYPVVDIKATLFFGSYHDVDSNENAFKMAGSMAFKDGMRKAAPVLLEPMMAVEVETPEDFMGNVMGDLSSRRGILQGMDDIPGGGKIVRAEVPLAEMFGYSTGLRSLTQGRATYTMEFKHYSEAPKNVAEAVMAAKAK, from the coding sequence GTGGCACGTAAAACCCCTATCGACAAATACCGCAATATCGGTATTTCTGCGCACATTGACGCAGGTAAGACAACAACAACAGAACGCGTTTTGTTCTACACCGGTGTTAATCACAAAATTGGTGAAGTGCATGACGGCGCTGCAACCATGGACTGGATGGAGCAAGAGCAAGAGCGTGGTATCACAATTACTTCTGCTGCTACTACAACGTTCTGGAAGGGCATGGCTGGTAATTTCCCAGAGCACCGTATCAACATTATTGATACCCCAGGACACGTAGACTTCACTATTGAAGTTGAGCGTTCAATGCGCGTTTTGGATGGCGCTTGCATGGTTTACTGTGCAGTAGGTGGTGTGCAGCCACAATCTGAAACTGTTTGGCGTCAAGCTAACAAGTATCAAGTTCCACGTTTAGCTTTCGTAAACAAGATGGACCGCACTGGTGCCAACTTCTTCAAGGTCTATGACCAAATGAAGATGCGCCTCAAAGCAAATCCTATCTTGATCCAGATTCCAATCGGCGCAGAAGAAAACTTCAAAGGTGTTGTGGACTTGGTAAAGATGAAGGCCATCTATTGGGATGAGGCTTCACAAGGTACTAAATTTACATATGAAGATATCCCTGCTGAATTGCAAGCTTCTGCTGAAGAGTGGCGCGAGAAAATGCTCGAAGCTGCTGCAGAGAGTTCAGAAGAGTTGATGGAAAAGTATCTCGGCGGCGAAGGCTTGACCGAGGAAGAAATTAAAGCTGCATTGCGTCAACGTACGATCGCCAATGAAATCGTTCCAATGTTGTGCGGAACAGCGTTCAAAAACAAAGGCGTTCAGGCGATGTTGGATGCGGTTGTTGAATTGTTGCCTTCACCATTAGACGTTCCACCAGTTCCATGTGAATTGGAAGATGGCACACCGACAACACGTGAAGCTTCTGATAGCGCGAAGTTCTCAGCGTTGGCATTTAAGATCATGACTGACCCATTTGTTGGCCAGCTCATCTTCTTCCGTGTTTACTCCGGTGTAATGAAATCTGGCGACACAATCTACAACCCAATCAAGGGCAAGAAAGAGCGTGTTGGTCGTTTGTTGCAAATGCATGCAAACGAACGTGAAGAAATTAAAGAAGTATTTGCTGGCGATATCGCAGCTGCAGTTGGTCTAAAAGACGCAACAACAGGTGAAACATTGTGTGATCCAGATAGCATCGTTATTTTGGAGCGCATGGTATTCCCAGAGCCAGTGATCTCTCAAGCTGTAGAGCCAAAGACAAAAGCTGACCAAGAAAAAATGGGTCTTGCTTTGAATCGCTTGGCACAAGAAGATCCTTCTTTCCGCGTGAAGACAGACGAAGAGTCTGGCCAAACCATTATTTCCGGTATGGGCGAGCTCCACTTGGAAATTTTGGTTGACCGTATGAAGCGTGAATTCGGTGTTGAAGCAACTGTTGGTAAGCCACAAGTTGCCTATCGTGAAACGATTCGTAAGGTTTGCGAAGAGATCGAAGGTAAATTCGTTAAGCAGTCTGGTGGTCGTGGTCAATACGGTCACGTGGTATTGAAGTTAGAGCCACAAGCCCCAGGCAAAGGTTTTGAATTCGTTGATGCTATTAAGGGCGGTGTTGTTCCACGTGAATACATACCTGCAGTAGAAAAAGGAATTATCGAAACATTGAACTCCGGTATTTTGGCTGGCTATCCAGTTGTAGATATCAAAGCAACATTATTCTTCGGCTCATACCATGACGTTGACTCCAACGAAAACGCATTTAAGATGGCGGGCTCGATGGCATTCAAAGATGGTATGCGCAAAGCAGCACCAGTGTTGCTTGAACCAATGATGGCTGTTGAAGTTGAAACACCAGAAGATTTCATGGGTAACGTAATGGGTGATCTCTCATCACGTCGCGGTATTTTGCAAGGTATGGATGACATTCCAGGGGGCGGCAAGATCGTTCGCGCTGAAGTGCCATTGGCAGAGATGTTTGGTTATTCAACTGGCTTGCGCTCGTTGACCCAAGGTCGCGCTACCTACACCATGGAATTTAAGCATTATTCCGAAGCACCTAAGAACGTTGCTGAAGCAGTGATGGCTGCTAAAGCGAAGTAA
- the tuf gene encoding elongation factor Tu — protein sequence MAKEKFERTKPHVNVGTIGHVDHGKTTLTAAIATVLSKAFGGEAKAYDQIDAAPEEKARGITINTAHVEYETANRHYAHVDCPGHADYVKNMITGAAQMDGAILVCSAADGPMPQTREHILLARQVGVPYIIVFLNKCDMVDDAELLELVEMEVRELLSKYDFPGDDTPIVQGSAKLALEGDEGPLGKEAIMKLAEALDSYIPTPERAVDGAFLMPVEDVFSISGRGTVVTGRIERGIVKVGEEIEIIGIKPTLKTTCTGVEMFRKLLDQGQAGDNVGILLRGTKREEVERGQVLAKPGSITPHTHFTAEVYILGKDEGGRHTPFFNNYRPQFYFRTTDVTGSIELPKDKEMVMPGDNVTITVKLIAPIAMEEGLRFAIREGGRTVGAGVVAKILA from the coding sequence ATGGCAAAAGAAAAGTTTGAGCGGACAAAACCGCACGTAAACGTTGGCACAATCGGTCACGTTGACCACGGTAAAACCACATTGACAGCTGCAATCGCAACCGTGCTTTCAAAAGCATTCGGTGGCGAAGCAAAAGCATACGATCAGATCGATGCTGCTCCAGAAGAAAAAGCACGCGGTATTACGATTAATACAGCACACGTTGAGTATGAGACAGCGAATCGTCACTACGCGCACGTGGATTGCCCAGGACATGCTGACTACGTTAAGAACATGATTACTGGTGCTGCTCAGATGGACGGCGCTATTTTGGTTTGCTCTGCAGCTGACGGCCCAATGCCACAAACTCGTGAGCACATCCTCTTGGCACGCCAAGTTGGTGTTCCATACATCATCGTGTTCTTGAACAAGTGCGACATGGTTGATGACGCTGAGTTGTTAGAGCTCGTAGAAATGGAAGTTCGCGAGCTTTTATCTAAGTACGACTTCCCAGGCGATGACACACCAATCGTTCAAGGTTCTGCTAAGTTAGCTCTTGAAGGCGACGAAGGCCCATTGGGTAAAGAAGCCATCATGAAGTTGGCTGAAGCGCTTGACTCTTACATCCCAACTCCAGAGCGTGCTGTTGACGGTGCGTTCTTGATGCCAGTAGAGGACGTGTTCTCTATCTCCGGTCGCGGTACTGTGGTTACAGGTCGTATCGAGCGCGGTATCGTTAAGGTTGGTGAAGAGATTGAAATTATCGGTATCAAACCAACACTCAAGACAACTTGTACTGGTGTTGAAATGTTCCGCAAATTGCTCGACCAAGGTCAAGCAGGCGATAACGTTGGTATCTTGTTACGCGGTACAAAACGTGAAGAAGTTGAGCGCGGCCAAGTATTGGCTAAGCCAGGTTCAATCACCCCACATACTCACTTTACAGCCGAGGTTTATATCTTGGGTAAAGATGAAGGTGGTCGTCATACTCCATTCTTTAACAACTATCGTCCACAGTTTTACTTCCGTACTACGGACGTAACTGGTTCAATCGAGTTGCCAAAAGACAAAGAAATGGTAATGCCTGGTGATAACGTGACTATTACCGTCAAACTCATCGCTCCTATCGCGATGGAAGAAGGTTTACGTTTTGCGATCCGTGAAGGTGGCCGTACTGTTGGCGCCGGTGTGGTTGCAAAGATTTTGGCTTAA
- the rpsJ gene encoding 30S ribosomal protein S10 codes for MQNQKIRIRLKAFDYRLIDQSAAEIVDTAKRTGAVVKGPVPLPTRIERFDILRSPHVNKTSRDQLEIRTHLRLMDIVDPTEKTVDALMKLDLPAGVDVEIKLQ; via the coding sequence ATGCAAAACCAAAAAATTCGTATTCGTCTTAAAGCATTTGATTACCGTTTGATCGACCAGTCTGCAGCTGAAATCGTTGATACAGCTAAGCGCACTGGTGCTGTTGTTAAGGGTCCAGTACCTTTGCCAACACGTATTGAGCGCTTCGACATTCTGCGTTCACCACACGTAAACAAGACATCACGTGACCAGTTAGAGATTCGTACCCATCTGCGTTTGATGGATATCGTTGATCCTACAGAGAAAACAGTGGATGCCTTGATGAAATTAGACCTACCAGCAGGTGTGGACGTCGAAATTAAGTTGCAGTAA
- the rplC gene encoding 50S ribosomal protein L3, whose product MSLGLIGRKIGMTRLFTDEGEAIPVTVIDVSDNRIAQIKTQATDGYDAIQLAHGTRRATRVTKAMAGHFAKAGVMAGNGLNEFHLDAAKIAEMTPGQVIPADTAFAAGQKVDVQGVTIGKGYAGTIKRHHFASGRASHGNSRSHNVPGSIGMAQDPGRVFPGKRMTGHLGDETRTVQNLVIARIDAERNLIMVKGAIPGAPGGKVIVTPAVKTPLKKK is encoded by the coding sequence ATGAGCTTAGGCTTAATCGGTCGCAAGATCGGCATGACCCGTCTATTTACGGACGAAGGGGAAGCAATTCCTGTGACCGTAATTGACGTGAGCGACAACAGAATCGCTCAAATCAAGACCCAGGCAACTGATGGCTATGATGCTATCCAGTTGGCACATGGCACACGTAGAGCTACTCGCGTTACCAAAGCAATGGCTGGTCACTTCGCTAAAGCGGGTGTGATGGCTGGTAACGGTCTCAACGAATTTCATTTAGATGCAGCAAAAATCGCAGAAATGACGCCAGGACAAGTAATTCCTGCTGACACTGCATTTGCTGCTGGCCAAAAAGTGGACGTACAAGGTGTAACGATTGGTAAAGGCTATGCCGGTACTATCAAGCGCCATCACTTCGCTTCAGGTCGCGCGTCACACGGTAACTCACGTTCACATAACGTGCCAGGTTCTATCGGTATGGCGCAAGATCCAGGTCGTGTTTTCCCAGGTAAGCGCATGACAGGCCACCTTGGTGACGAAACACGCACAGTACAAAATTTAGTCATCGCACGCATTGATGCAGAACGCAATCTCATCATGGTTAAAGGCGCTATTCCAGGTGCCCCAGGCGGTAAAGTTATTGTTACTCCAGCGGTGAAGACACCGTTGAAGAAGAAATAA
- the rplD gene encoding 50S ribosomal protein L4, which translates to MELKLLQDNGTLGAGVQASPEVFEREYNEALVHQVVVAYQANARSGNRAQKDREQVKHTTKKPWRQKGTGRARAGMSSSPLWRGGGRIFPNSPEENFSQKVNKKMYRAGMRSILSQLAREGRLNVVDQFNLDAPKTKVLADKVKAMGLDSVLIIVDQVSENLYLASRNLHKVAVCEPQHADPLALVQYKKVLVSKAAIAKIEELLK; encoded by the coding sequence ATGGAACTTAAGCTTCTCCAAGATAACGGTACTTTGGGCGCAGGCGTTCAAGCCTCACCTGAAGTATTCGAGCGCGAATATAACGAAGCATTGGTACACCAAGTTGTTGTGGCTTACCAAGCAAATGCACGTAGTGGTAATCGTGCACAAAAAGACCGTGAGCAAGTTAAGCACACAACCAAAAAACCTTGGCGTCAAAAAGGTACTGGTCGTGCACGTGCTGGTATGAGCTCTTCCCCGCTGTGGCGTGGAGGTGGTCGTATATTCCCGAATTCACCTGAAGAAAATTTCAGCCAAAAAGTAAACAAGAAAATGTACCGCGCTGGTATGAGATCAATTTTGTCTCAGTTAGCTCGCGAAGGTCGTTTGAATGTTGTTGACCAATTTAATCTTGATGCTCCAAAGACTAAAGTTTTAGCTGACAAAGTTAAAGCAATGGGCTTGGATTCAGTCTTGATCATCGTTGATCAGGTTAGCGAGAATTTGTACTTGGCATCACGCAACTTGCATAAGGTTGCTGTATGTGAGCCACAGCACGCTGATCCATTAGCTTTAGTTCAATACAAAAAAGTATTGGTAAGCAAAGCAGCGATCGCAAAAATTGAGGAGTTGCTGAAATGA
- the rplW gene encoding 50S ribosomal protein L23 produces MSQVRKNDHSLMKVLLGPVISEKATMVAEKNEQVVFQVTRDANKSDVKQAVELLFKVQVDSVQIVNQKGKPKRYGRFEGRRDHTKKAYVSLKPGQEINFEAEAN; encoded by the coding sequence ATGAGCCAAGTCCGTAAAAACGATCACAGCTTGATGAAGGTTCTGCTTGGACCGGTTATCTCTGAAAAAGCAACTATGGTTGCAGAGAAAAACGAACAAGTGGTATTCCAAGTTACACGCGACGCTAACAAGAGCGATGTGAAACAAGCGGTTGAATTGCTCTTTAAAGTGCAAGTTGACTCTGTTCAAATCGTGAATCAAAAAGGTAAGCCAAAGCGCTATGGCCGTTTTGAAGGTCGTCGTGACCACACTAAGAAGGCCTACGTTAGCTTGAAGCCAGGTCAAGAAATTAACTTTGAAGCGGAGGCGAATTAA